Within Patescibacteria group bacterium, the genomic segment ATTCAAACTCATTTTTGCTTATCATGGGGATGTGTTTAATTGGTAATCAGGCACGTATTTTCGTCTCGTTTTTTCATAAAATCGAGCCTTTATGTTCAGTTTTACCGTTTCTAGTTTCGTCACTTCTACATCGTCTTTAAGCTGTCCGAAGTACCAATCAAAGGCTTTCTCAAGAATCAGCTGACAGGTGAGCTCTTCGATACGGTCACTTGGATAGTGAGGTCGAATATCCCTTATCAGGGTCTTGGTAATCTGCACTATGTTGTGTGCGGTACGCCGGGGGTGCTTATCTGTCGGTAGATTTCCTGTATGTTTCTGATACAGGCTCAATACCTTTTCCACCAATTCGTCTCTCTGAGAGGTCTTGACCAATTTATCTTTAGATAAATTAATATCTTCTTCTACTTCTTCTTCTATATGAGTAGTTAAAACGGAGTTACTCCGTAGTTTCTTCGTAGTTTTGTTTATTTCTTTTTTGGTTATCCTACCAATATAATCGTCCCCTCTTTCAAGTATCTTTTCACAATAGATTTTGTTATTTATTTTTCTAAATAAATTTAATTTAAAACAACTTTCTAAAAGTTTTAAATAAATTTCTTCATCTAATTTGAATTTTCTACAGATAAACTCCGTAGTATATTCGGAGGGAAGATAACCCCATTCTTTTTTATTGTTTTCTTTTATGTTTGAGCTTATCATTTCTAGTATTCTGAAATAAAAACCGTATCCTAATAGTCCATGTTCGTCCATAAGCATTTCTATTTTAGGATTGCCCGCTGTGTCTTCGTGTTTAAACCATTTCATGTTTTACCTCTACTTAATAGAACAAATTAGTAACTTTAGCTGAGTCCTTGTTGGTAAAACCTCACCGTCTTGTCTACCCGGATAAACCTTTATATAGACAAGGCGGGAAGGTTTGCCCCTTATACATCTATAAGGGGCTTGCAGGAACCTCTAATTGTTAATGGTGCCACCACGGCTTAATTGTTTTTGGCCCTAAATTGAACTTCTCTCGATACGTAAACCGTTCCTCAGGTGTTAGTCTCGGATTGAATTCGAGTATGATCTCAATCGCTGTCTTTTGTGTTGCGGTTATTTCACTTGGCTTTTTATCTAAAATCTCTTTTATAGTTGGTGTTATCATGGTATGTTTTGGTGAGCTTCTTCTGCTAACTTTTCACTTTCGCCGTCAGTCATCATAACTTCTTCTTTTGCGACCTGCATAAAAGGATCTTGCCCCGTAAATAATGCCTCAAGATTGACAGGAGTATTCTTATACGCTTCAGCTATTGCCTTATCTGTTGGTTCTTTCGGGTTCGGTTGAACGGTGTATTTTGTTGTAAGTCCTGTTCCTTTCTTGTTGACTACAAGATCATACGTATTTACCGGATTACCCCATGCTTTGTTACGGAT encodes:
- a CDS encoding DUF4373 domain-containing protein; translation: MKWFKHEDTAGNPKIEMLMDEHGLLGYGFYFRILEMISSNIKENNKKEWGYLPSEYTTEFICRKFKLDEEIYLKLLESCFKLNLFRKINNKIYCEKILERGDDYIGRITKKEINKTTKKLRSNSVLTTHIEEEVEEDINLSKDKLVKTSQRDELVEKVLSLYQKHTGNLPTDKHPRRTAHNIVQITKTLIRDIRPHYPSDRIEELTCQLILEKAFDWYFGQLKDDVEVTKLETVKLNIKARFYEKTRRKYVPDYQLNTSP